A region from the Desulfitobacterium dehalogenans ATCC 51507 genome encodes:
- a CDS encoding alpha/beta hydrolase family protein has product MNEKIIIGRGTKYPLNGILSLPDNCSSRVPAVVLVHGSGPADMDESIGANKPFRDIAEGLSTKGIAVLRYDKRTKIYGKQMLKASPGDVTVKSETIEDAILAAELLKNDGRIDPDQVYILGHSLGGMLAPRIDAEGGDFAGIIICAGSPRLFSDILLSQNEDMLGQLPKLLQRIANKQITGLKAKFAAIAGMNEEEAKQMKVFGKTYAWYFKEMDAHPAADYLSKTEKPVLILQGDKDFQVSTEKDFALYQQICIDKPNISFKLYPGLNHLFMKSVYGRVKDFKKEYKIPQKVSAEVWADIAEWILSQ; this is encoded by the coding sequence ATGAATGAAAAAATAATCATTGGCAGAGGAACAAAATACCCTTTGAATGGGATTTTGTCGTTGCCGGATAATTGTTCTTCACGGGTTCCAGCTGTGGTACTGGTGCATGGCTCCGGTCCTGCGGATATGGATGAAAGCATCGGCGCGAATAAGCCGTTTCGCGATATTGCCGAAGGGCTGTCCACTAAAGGAATCGCCGTACTCCGCTATGACAAACGCACAAAGATTTACGGAAAACAGATGCTGAAAGCAAGCCCCGGCGATGTGACTGTGAAAAGCGAGACCATAGAGGACGCCATTCTTGCCGCCGAACTGCTTAAAAATGACGGCAGAATTGACCCCGACCAGGTATATATTTTGGGTCACAGCCTCGGAGGTATGCTCGCGCCGCGTATTGACGCGGAGGGCGGCGATTTCGCGGGTATCATCATATGCGCAGGCTCGCCGCGCCTTTTTAGCGATATTTTGTTGAGCCAAAACGAAGATATGCTCGGCCAACTCCCAAAGTTGCTGCAAAGAATCGCGAATAAGCAAATCACAGGGCTCAAAGCCAAATTCGCTGCCATCGCCGGTATGAATGAAGAAGAAGCAAAACAGATGAAGGTTTTTGGCAAAACCTATGCATGGTATTTTAAGGAGATGGATGCCCATCCTGCTGCAGATTACCTTTCCAAGACGGAAAAGCCCGTTCTAATTTTACAGGGTGACAAAGATTTTCAGGTCTCCACGGAAAAGGATTTCGCACTCTATCAGCAAATCTGCATCGATAAACCTAATATCTCTTTCAAGCTTTACCCCGGACTGAACCACCTGTTTATGAAGTCGGTTTACGGCAGGGTCAAGGATTTCAAAAAAGAGTACAAAATCCCTCAAAAAGTGTCTGCAGAGGTTTGGGCGGATATTGCAGAGTGGATATTGAGCCAATAA